A portion of the Lolium rigidum isolate FL_2022 chromosome 1, APGP_CSIRO_Lrig_0.1, whole genome shotgun sequence genome contains these proteins:
- the LOC124684400 gene encoding ALA-interacting subunit 3-like: MASNVAVTGNAGSGADGDAPRRNRPKYSKFTQQELPACKPILTPKWVVSVFFLVGIVFVPVGVVSLLAARDVVEIIDRYDHACVPPNMTHNKLGYIRNETISKDCTRTLRVKKDMKQPIFVYYQLDNFYQNHRRYVKSRNDAQLRDYKKANQTTSCEPERFTADGKPIVPCGLIAWSLFNDTYSFTRGNENLTVDKKDISWKSDREHKFAKNVYPSNFQNGALIGGKMLNASIPLSEQEDLIVWMRTAALPTFRKLYGRISVDLKVNDTIIVKLSNNYNTYSFGGKKKLVLSTATWLGGRNEFLGFAYLIVGGLCIFLAFAFTLLYVIKPRKLGDHNYLSWNRHPSGR; the protein is encoded by the exons ATGGCCAGCAACGTGGCCGTCACGGGCAACGCCGGATCCGGGGCGGATGGGGACGCGCCCAGGAGGAACAGGCCCAAGT ATTCAAAGTTCACCCAGCAAGAGCTGCCGGCCTGTAAGCCGATCCTTACTCCAAAATGG GTTGTCTCGGTGTTTTTCCTTGTGGGAATCGTATTCGTACCAGTTGGCGTCGTTTCGCTGCTAGCTGCACGAGAT GTTGTGGAGATAATTGACCGGTATGATCATGCATGTGTGCCCCCTAACATGACTCATAACAAGCTTGGGTACATCCGCAACGAGACCATATCAAAAGACTGCACAAGGACTCTCAGG GTTAAAAAGGATATGAAGCAGCCAATCTTCGTGTATTACCAGCTTGACAACTTCTATCAAAATCATAGGAG GTATGTGAAGAGCCGAAACGATGCACAGCTAAGGGATTATAAGAAGGCAAATCAGACAACGTCCTGTGAACCTGAGAGGTTCACAGCGGATGGAAAACCAATTGTGCCCTGTGGTCTGATTGCCTGGAGTCTGTTCAATGACACATATAGCTTCACTCGCGGTAATGAGAACTTGACAGTGGATAAGAAGGACATCTCCTGGAAAAGTGATAGGGAGCACAAATTTGCCAAAAATGTCTACCCAAGCAACTTCCAGAATGGTGCGCTCATAGGTGGAAAAATGCTTAACGCAAGCATCCCG TTGAGCGAGCAAGAGGATCTTATTGTTTGGATGCGGACGGCAGCACTTCCTACATTCAGAAAGTTATATGGGAGGATATCTGTTGATCTGAAGGTGAATGATACCATAATAGTGAAGCTCAGTAACAACTACAATACATATAGCTTCGGTGGCAAAAAGAAGTTGGTCCTCTCCACTGCAACCTGGCTTGGAGGGAGGAATGAATTTCTTGGGTTTGCATACCTTATAGTCGGTGGGCTGTGTATCTTCTTGGCATTTGCATTCACCTTGCTATACGTGATAAAACCAAG GAAACTGGGAGATCACAACTACCTGTCCTGGAACAGACACCCTTCAGGCCGCTAA